One genomic region from Rosa rugosa chromosome 1, drRosRugo1.1, whole genome shotgun sequence encodes:
- the LOC133721518 gene encoding FRIGIDA-like protein 3, with product MADAEQVVASDTSQCLIDQLGMVLLELNAHSHTAEDRVQWTEIEEHFRNLELTLKKKSEELEAKEKKFEEQEAETCTLLVEREATVIAKEQALLDRVQELKDAAVAAIAEARDIHQSRNSEPMNDGTNKDSKVSSSLGDTNSPQEDIPTKKGDNAKGMASDVKPRPELRQFCEQMDAKGLLNYIAENHKKLNVARQELTIALESASEPAQLVLDSLEGFYPLDETNQPEGKKDPVLRGKRRSCLMLMESLTTLASKADRVADHLLNPETKQQAKAIADEWRPKLFSGAIDAANGISLEAEAFLQLLATFRIASEFDEEELCKVVLAAVAHRRQTPELCRSLGLTHKMPGVVESMIRIGKQIDAVHFIHAFQLTESFPPVPLLKTYLKELRRNSQGDSNGDAQEDVNAKELSGLKAVVGCVQDYKLEAEYPLDPLQKRLVQLEKSKADRKRSGDSGKRQQPPKKQKATGRWRGYRGGPGLAIASSPTVGRHGQPVYGERPVYTGISERYGLAGPRTYNYQVPSQPAYAPQASEPRLYYYPPDDRAAPTSYNAAPPTYGSYIGTGLQSQHQPYM from the exons ATGGCCGATGCAGAGCAAGTGGTGGCAAGTGATACATCACAGTGTTTGATAGATCAGCTTGGTATGGTATTACTGGAACTAAATGCTCATAGTCATACTGCTGAGGACAGAGTTCAGTGGACAGAAATTGAAGAGCACTTCCGCAACCTTGAATTGACACTGAAGAAGAAATCTGAAGAGCTTGAAGCCAAGGAGAAGAAATTTGAGGAGCAGGAAGCTGAAACCTGTACTTTGCTTGTGGAGAGAGAAGCTACTGTtattgctaaagagcaagctctGCTGGATCGGGTGCAGGAGCTAAAAGATGCAGCAGTCGCTGCTATTGCAGAGGCACGAGACATTCACCAGTCAAGAAATTCGGAACCCATGAATGATGGGACTAACAAAGACAGCAAGGTAAGCAGCTCACTTGGTGATACAAATTCACCACAGGAAGATATTCCAACTAAAAAAGGTGATAATGCTAAGGGTATGGCTAGTGACGTTAAGCCACGCCCAGAACTGAGGCAATTTTGTGAGCAGATGGATGCCAAAgggcttctgaattatattgcTGAGAATCATAAAAAACTAAATGTTGCTCGTCAGGAACTTACTATTGCACTAGAAAGTGCAAGTGAACCAGCGCAATTGGTGCTGGATTCACTGGAGGGGTTTTACCCTCTTGATGAAACTAACCAACCAGAGGGTAAGAAGGATCCTGTCCTTCGGGGTAAGCGTAGATCCTGTCTCATGCTTATGGAATCCTTGACCACCTTAGCCTCAAAGGCTGATCGAGTTGCTGATCACCTTTTGAACCCTGAGACCAAGCAGCAAGCCAAAGCAATTGCTGATGAGTGGAGGCCTAAGTTGTTTAGTGGAGCTATTGACGCTGCCAATGGAATTTCATTGGAAGCAGAGGCATTCTTGCAGCTTCTTGCAACTTTTAGGATTGCTTCTGAGTTTGACGAAGAAGAACTCTGCAAGGTTGTTCTTGCAGCAGTTGCTCACCGCAGGCAGACACCTGAGCTCTGCCGTTCCCTTGGTTTAACACACAAAATGCCAG GTGTTGTTGAATCAATGATCagaattggaaaacaaattgatgCTGTGCATTTTATTCATGCCTTCCAGCTGACTGAAAGTTTTCCTCCTGTGCCACTTTTGAAGACGTATTTGAAAGAACTGAGGAGAAATTCACAAGGCGACAGCAATGGAGACGCACAG GAGGATGTTAATGCAAAAGAGCTTTCTGGTCTGAAGGCTGTAGTAGGGTGTGTTCAAGACTACAAGCTTGAAGCTGAGTACCCCCTCGATCCACTGCAGAAAAGGCTTGTTCAACTAGAAAAATCCAAAGCTGACAGGAAGCGAAGTGGTGATTCTGGTAAACGCCAACAACCACCGAAAAAGCAAAAAGCCACTGGAAGATGGCGTGGATACCGTGGTGGACCAGGTCTCGCCATTGCCTCGTCCCCCACTGTTGGTAGGCACGGCCAACCTGTTTATGGTGAGAGGCCAGTATACACCGGGATCTCCGAGAGGTATGGTCTCGCTGGTCCTCGCACCTACAATTATCAAGTTCCAAGCCAGCCGGCTTATGCTCCACAAGCTAGTGAACCAAGGCTATATTACTATCCCCCAGATGATAGAGCTGCACCAACCTCATATAACGCCGCTCCACCTACTTACGGCAGCTACATTGGTACTGGATTACAGTCTCAACACCAACCATACATGTAA
- the LOC133721509 gene encoding aspartic proteinase 36-like, whose amino-acid sequence MAEEASPTRLTFILIVLVIFIIDSVHVFANPSTPALLLHSLPVPAMVLPLYHSTPNSSSSSSSSSTFNSRRHLQGSESPRRPNARMSLYDDLLRNGYYTTRLWIGTPPQMFALIVDTGSTVTYVPCSSCEQCGRHQDPKFDPESSNTYQAVKCNIDCSCDNDRVNCIYERQYAEMSSSSGVLGEDLISFGNRSDLKPQRAVFGCENVETGDLFSQAADGIMGLGRGDLSVVDQLVGKGVISDSFSLCYGGMDIGGGAMVLGGIAAPEDMVFTQSNAGRSPYYNIDLKEIHVAGKQLALNPSVFDGKHGTVLDSGTTYAYLPEAAFLAFKEAIMKEVNSLQQIRGPDPNYNDICFSTDVSDVSQLSSTFPQVDMIFGNGKKFGLSPENYLFRHSKVHGAYCLGIFQNGKDPTTLLGGILVRNTLVTYDREHSKIGFWKTNCSELWERLHVSPSPLPMPPTSEEKNPTAETQPTVAPSGSPYVLSGDLQIGHITFDMSLNISYSDLKPHITELGEFIAQELDINTSQVNLVKFSSGGNHSFIKWDITPADSTDYISNTTAVAIISRLAEHRLQFPVMFGSYQLIDWRVEPKAKRTWWKKSHVVVISILVVLVIGLLVSGLWLFWRHRQRTVNPYKPVDATVTEAELQPL is encoded by the exons ATGGCCGAGGAGGCATCACCGACTCGCCTCACCTTCATCCTCATTGTTCTCGTGATCTTCATTATCGATTCCGTCCATGTCTTTGCCAATCCGAGCACCCCTGCTCTTCTTCTCCATTCACTTCCAGTCCCGGCCATGGTGTTACCTCTCTACCACTCCACTCCcaattcctcttcttcttcttcttcttcttcgacgTTTAATTCGCGTCGCCACCTTCAGGGATCCGAGTCCCCTCGCCGCCCCAACGCCAGGATGAGCCTCTACGACGATCTCCTCCGCAACGG GTACTATACGACCCGGCTTTGGATCGGAACGCCGCCGCAGATGTTTGCTCTGATTGTTGATACCGGCAGCACTGTCACCTATGTGCCTTGCTCCTCTTGTGAACAGTGTGGCAGACACCAG GACCCTAAGTTTGATCCCGAATCGTCGAACACGTACCAAGCTGTGAAATGCAACATAGATTGTTCCTGTGACAATGACAGGGTGAATTGTATATACGAGAGGCAGTATGCCGAAATGAGCAGTAGTAGTGGTGTGTTGGGCGAGGATCTTATATCATTTGGGAACCGGAGTGATCTCAAGCCTCAGAGAGCGGTTTTCGGGTGTGAGAATGTGGAGACCGGTGACCTGTTCAGCCAGGCTGCCGATGGGATAATGGGATTGGGACGTGGTGATCTAAGTGTGGTGGATCAGCTTGTTGGGAAAGGTGTTATAAGTGATTCGTTCTCCTTGTGTTATGGtgggatggacattggcggggGTGCAATGGTTCTTGGTGGTATCGCAGCTCCTGAAGACATGGTCTTTACGCAATCAAACGCCGGACGAAG TCCATACTACAATATTGATTTGAAGGAGATACATGTAGCTGGGAAGCAATTGGCTCTGAATCCAAGCGTCTTTGATGGAAAACATGGAACAGTCCTGGACAGTGGCACAACATACGCTTACCTTCCAGAAGCAGCATTTCTAGCATTTAAAGAGGCT ATCATGAAGGAAGTTAATTCACTCCAACAGATCCGTGGCCCTGATCCCAACTATAATGATATCTGTTTTTCCACTGATGTAAG TGATGTGTCCCAACTTTCAAGCACCTTTCCACAAGTTGATATGATATTTGGCAATGGGAAAAAGTTTGGCCTATCTCCTGAAAATTACTTATTCCGA CATTCAAAGGTGCATGGTGCTTATTGTCTTGGgattttccaaaatggaaaggATCCAACTACACTTTTGGGAG GAATCCTTGTCCGCAATACTCTTGTAACATACGACCGTGAGCATTCCAAGATTGGTTTTTGGAAAACTAATTGTTCTGAGTTGTGGGAAAGACTTCATGTATCTCCTTCACCTCTACCAATGCCTCCTACTTCTGAGGAAAAGAATCCAACTGCCGAAACACAGCCTACAGTAGCTCCATCTGGATCGCCATATGTACTTTCAG GAGACCTCCAAATTGGACACATAACATTTGATATGTCTTTGAACATCAGCTACTCAGATCTGAAGCCCCACATTACAGAACTTGGTGAATTCATAGCTCAGGAATTAGACATTAACACTTCACAG GTCAATTTGGTGAAATTTTCTTCTGGTGGAAATCATTCCTTTATTAAATGGGACATAACCCCCGCAGATTCAACCGACTACATTTCTAATACAACAGCTGTG GCTATAATTTCCAGGCTTGCTGAACATCGGTTGCAGTTTCCTGTCATGTTTGGAAGTTATCAGTTGATTGATTGGAGGGTTGAGCCCAAGGCAAAACG GACGTGGTGGAAGAAGAGTCATGTGGTGGTTATATCAATTTTAGTCGTTCTTGTTATTGGATTATTAGTTTCTGGATTGTGGCTTTTTTGGAGACATCGACAACGGACCGTCAATCCATACAAGCCTGTGGATGCGACTGTTACAGAGGCAGAACTCCAGCCACTTTGA
- the LOC133721525 gene encoding U-box domain-containing protein 4-like, with product MEISMFKALLNKISSFFHFSSHENINLDPVQKYYKKTEEILKLLNNVLDAIVDSEIASYEVLNKPFEELGHYLDELREQFEDWQPLLSKVNLVLQVESWISKISTRSLDVFQLLKTSEQHLPDELGSASLELCIQKLKHMSYEQISTVIKDAISDLVEGIAPSSEILVKIAEGLSLRSNQEILIEAVALEKLKENAEQSEKIEEAEYIEHMIALVTRMHERLITIKQSESCSAVPIPADFCCPLSLELMTDPVIVASGQTYERTFIKNWIDLGLTVCPKTRQTLAHTNLIPNYTVKALIANWCESNNVKLPDPTKSMCLNKPTHLLGHAEPGAPKDSPILPHSRVNSSMSPESTRSMGSPTNKYISSGGLHREGSSPFHPRSASEGSLSVAGNGQVLDIARVSSTSSEDRSAAIDEKGTDLVSQQSTSPSRNEFPITTEANQSSQSHNRSASASGILSNTNGTRENAVDANGSLQTSGNLSGYSSDASGEFKSGPPAASPQHRETELPTRLLEARPRNLMWRRPSGNLIPRIVLTPSTETRPDLSGLEAQVRTLVEDLKSTSLDTQREATYELRMLAKHNMDNRIVIANCGAITLLVELLRSTDSRVQENSVTALLNLSINDNNKTLIATANAIEPLIHVLETGSAEAKENSAATLFSLSVIEDNKVRIGRSGAIRPLVDLLGNGTPRGRKDAATALFNLSIFHENKNRIVQAGAVKYLVELMDPAAGMVDKAVAVLANLSTIPEGRTAIGQEGGIPVLVEVVELGSARGKENAAAALLQLCTNSNRYCSMVLQEGAVPPLVVLSQSGTPRAKEKAQTLLRFFRDHRHGSAGRG from the exons ATGGAGATATCAATGTTCAAAGCACTTCTTAATAAAATCTCCtcttttttccatttttcatCCCATGAGAACATAAATTTGGATCCTGTTCAGAAGTACTACAAAAAAACAGAAGAGATATTAAAATTGTTGAACAATGTACTTGATGCCATTGTTGATTCTGAGATAGCTTCTTATGAAGTGCTTAATAAGCCATTTGAAGAACTGGGTCACTATCTTGATGAATTGAGGGAGCAATTTGAAGACTGGCAACCATTGTTGAGTAAAGTGAATCTT GTTCTGCAAGTTGAATCATGGATATCAAAGATTTCGACTCGTAGCCTGGATGTCTTTCAGCTGCTGAAGACTTCTGAGCAACATCTCCCTGACGAATTGGGTTCAGCATCTCTTGAG CTCTGCATACAGAAACTAAAGCATATGAGCTATGAGCAAATATCAACTGTCATTAAAGATGCTATAAGTGATCTAGTGGAGGGTATTGCGCCTAGCTCAGAGATCCTAGTGAAAATTGCAGAGGGCCTTAGCTTGAGGTCGAATCAGGAGATCCTTATTGAGGCTGTGGCACTCGAAAAGCTGAAGGAGAATGCTGAACAATCTGAAAAGATCGAGGAAGCAGAATATATTGAGCATATGATAGCCCTCGTCACTCGTATGCATGAGCGTCTTATTACGATAAAGCAGTCTGAAAGCTGCAGCGCAGTTCCAATACCTGCTGATTTCTGCTGTCCTCTCTCTCTGGAGCTGATGACAGATCCAGTGATTGTGGCATCAGGACAAACCTATGAGAGGACTTTCATCAAGAATTGGATTGATCTTGGCCTCACAGTTTGTCCTAAGACACGGCAGACTTTAGCTCACACCAATTTGATACCTAATTACACTGTAAAGGCACTGATTGCAAATTGGTGCGAGTCAAACAATGTGAAACTGCCTGATCCCACAAAGTCTATGTGCTTAAATAAGCCAACACACCTTCTTGGACATGCAGAGCCTGGTGCGCCAAAGGACTCGCCTATTCTTCCTCATTCTAGGGTCAATTCATCAATGTCACCTGAGTCAACTCGATCTATGGGTTCCCCCACTAATAAATATATCTCATCTGGTGGATTGCATCGGGAAGGAAGTTCTCCATTCCATCCTCGTTCCGCATCAGAAGGTTCCTTGTCAGTAGCTGGAAATGGGCAGGTTTTGGATATCGCAAGAGTATCATCTACAAGTTCTGAAGACAGATCTGCCGCTATAGACGAAAAGGGTACAGATCTAGTGAGCCAACAGTCTACATCACCATCCAGAAATGAATTTCCTATTACTACTGAAGCCAACCAGTCGTCGCAAAGCCATAATAGAAGTGCCTCAGCATCCGGCATACTTTCTAATACCAATGGTACTCGAGAAAATGCAGTAGATGccaatgggtccttacagacgtcAGGCAACCTGTCAGGCTACAGCAGTGATGCTTCTGGGGAGTTTAAATCAGGACCACCAGCTGCTAGCCCTCAACACAGAGAAACTGAGTTGCCAACCAGATTGCTAGAGGCAAGACCTCGAAACCTAATGTGGCGCCGACCTTCTGGGAACTTAATCCCAAGGATAGTTTTGACTCCATCCACTGAAACAAGACCTGACCTTTCTGGACTAGAAGCCCAAGTTCGAACTCTGGTAGAGGACTTGAAAAGCACTTCACTTGATACTCAAAGAGAAGCAACATATGAACTCCGGATGCTTGCAAAGCACAATATGGATAATCGGATTGTTATTGCAAACTGTGGGGCCATTACCTTGTTGGTGGAATTGCTCCGTTCTACAGATTCAAGGGTCCAGGAAAATTCTGTCACAGCACTTCTTAACTTGTCGATCAATGATAACAACAAAACTTTAATTGCTACTGCTAACGCAATTGAACCTCTTATTCATGTCCTTGAGACAGGGAGTGCTGAGGCCAAGGAGAACTCAGCCGCCACTCTGTTTAGCCTTTCGGTGATTGAGGATAACAAGGTTCGTATTGGAAGGTCAGGGGCTATTAGGCCTCTAGTTGATCTATTGGGGAATGGGACTCCTAGAGGGAGGAAAGATGCAGCCACGGCTTTGTTTAATTTGTCAATATTCCATGAGAACAAGAATCGGATTGTTCAAGCTGGTGCTGTAAAGTACTTGGTGGAGTTAATGGACCCAGCTGCTGGAATGGTTGACAAGGCAGTTGCTGTTTTGGCTAATCTTTCTACAATTCCTGAAGGAAGGACGGCAATTGGTCAGGAGGGTGGGATCCCTGTTCTAGTTGAGGTGGTTGAGTTGGGTTCTGCTAGAGGGAAGGAGAATGCAGCTGCTGCTCTTTTACAGCTCTGCACAAATAGTAATAGGTATTGCAGTATGGTGCTCCAAGAAGGAGCTGTCCCGCCGTTAGTCGTATTGTCACAATCTGGCACCCCAAGGGCCAAAGAAAAG GCTCAGACACTACTTAGATTCTTCAGAGACCATAGACATGGTAGTGCCGGTAGAGGATAA